In Drosophila nasuta strain 15112-1781.00 chromosome 2R, ASM2355853v1, whole genome shotgun sequence, a single genomic region encodes these proteins:
- the LOC132784527 gene encoding pre-mRNA 3' end processing protein WDR33, with protein MDLSQPPPQLLTAPSALATNFTSMPPPSMGGQHYRHYHPHHGAGKQGYNHFKPFMPGGFQRPFGMSQDDFDGKRLRKSVMRKTVDYNASIIKALEARLWQRDYRDRLAIQPDSIYVPQMLPPSSFLDNPANAITTRFVKTATNKMRCPIFTLAWTPEGRRLVTGASSGEFTLWNGLTFNFETILQAHDISVRTMVWSHNDSWMVTGDHGGYVKYWQSNMNNVKMYQAHKEAIRGISFSPTDSKFVSGSDDGTLRIWDFMRCQEERVLRGHGADVKCVHWHPQKAMIVSGSKDNQQPIKIWDPKSGIALATLHAHKSTVMDLKWNDNGNWLVTASRDHLLKLFDIRNLKEEVQVFRGHKKEASSVSWHPIHEGLFCSGGSDGSILFWNVGTDKEIGCVETAHDSIVWTLAWHPLGHILCSGSNDHTIKFWTRNRPGDLMRDKYNLNTLPASLAALDECEYDDAVIPGMGPEDKVEFTESLTADKGFIPGLDLDPSSRAASDRDREKKVPYSKPIPRNFQVQWAGPRRADDPSVLSIHDELAARESKDSSNGLTHQQISENTLEGILASGMLNGLDPQTIVGVFAYGRFIRVHPDSRLMGAIRQGAEYLNKYIDAGKLEELRDVVPTRERERDRDRERERSRSVSPAGDTPQSRGEVSPPLKKSRFEPRQHNAQLVCVRELLLLKKPFLPSLLTVKAQQPKTEFIDDPASYGSASPMDQASREDSSRPNPWASNAPWSNNYGNGNGNNGGPSNQNGYGNNGGGGGGGDNFNDRDQRDNYQKSGNNNNRDNNGGQRRRRGNNGNSGGGGGGGGGGGGGGRNRGRNNRRF; from the exons ATGGATTTGTCACAACCGCCACCGCAGCTGTTGACGGCGCCATCAGCGCTGGCCACAAACTTCACATCGATGCCGCCGCCTTCGATGGGCGGTCAACACTACAGGCATTATCATCCGCATCATGGAGCGGGCAAACAAGGCTACAATCACTTTAAGCCCTTCATGCCGGGCGGCTTCCAACGACCGTTTGGCATGTCACAGGACGACTTCGATGGCAAGCGATTGCGCAAGAGCGTGATGCGAAAAACCGTCGACTACAATGCCTCCATAATCAAAGCACTTGAA GCACGACTTTGGCAACGCGATTACCGGGATCGTCTGGCCATACAGCCGGACAGCATTTATGTGCCGCAGATGTTGCCGCCCTCCAGCTTCCTGGATAATCCGGCGAATGCGATAACGACGCGTTTCGTCAAAACCGCCACCAATAAAATGCGCTGTCCGATCTTCACACTTGCCTGGACGCCAGAGGGCAGACGTCTAGTCACTGGCGCCAGCTCTGGCGAGTTTACGCTATGGAACGGCCTCACATTTAACTTTGAAACGATTCTGCAG GCCCACGATATCTCGGTTCGCACGATGGTGTGGTCACACAACGACAGCTGGATGGTGACAGGCGATCATGGCGGCTATGTGAAATACTGGCAATCGAACATGAACAACGTGAAGATGTATCAGGCACACAAGGAGGCGATTAGGGGAATAAG TTTCAGTCCGACGGACAGTAAATTTGTCAGCGGTAGTGACGATGGCACCTTACGCATCTGGGACTTTATGCGCTGCCAGGAGGAGCGAGTGCTGCGCG GTCATGGTGCGGATGTGAAGTGCGTGCATTGGCATCCCCAGAAAGCAATGATTGTCAGCGGGAGCAAGGACAACCAGCAGCCCATCAAGATCTGGGATCCCAAGAGCGGCATTGCGCTGGCCACACT ccacgcccacaagtCGACCGTTATGGATCTCAAGTGGAATGACAATGGCAACTGGCTGGTAACGGCGTCCAGAGATCATCTGCTGAAGCTTTTCGACATACGTAATCTGAAAGAGGAGGTGCAAGTCTTTCGTGGCCACAAAAAGGAAGCCAGCTCCGTCTCCTGGCATCCCATACACGAGGGTCTTTTCTGTTCTGGTGGCTCTGATGGCTCCATTCTCTTCTGGAACGTGGG CACGGATAAGGAGATTGGGTGTGTGGAGACGGCGCATGACAGCATTGTGTGGACACTCGCCTGGCATCCGTTGGGTCACATTCTCTGCTCCGGTTCCAACGATCATACGATTAAGTTTTGGACACGCAATCGACCCGGCGATCTGATGCGTGACAAATACAATCTGAATACGCTTCCCGCCAGCTTAGCTGCGCTCGACGAATGTGAATACG ATGATGCCGTCATTCCCGGCATGGGACCCGAGGACAAGGTGGAGTTCACAGAGAGTCTTACAGCCGACAAGGGCTTCATTCCCGGCCTCGATTTGGACCCGAGCAGCAGGGCGGCCAGCGATCGGGATCGCGAGAAGAAGGTACCCTACAGCAAGCCCATTCCACGCAATTTCCAGGTGCAATGGGCGGGGCCGCGTCGTGCCGACGATCCCAGTGTGCTCAGCATACACGACGAGCTGGCGGCCCGTGAGTCGAAGGACTCGAGCAACGGTCTTACGCATCAGCAGATCAGCGAGAACACATTGGAGGGCATCCTGGCCAGCGGAATGCTCAACGGACTCGATCCCCAGACAATTGTTGGCGTCTTTGCCTATGGTCGCTTCATTCGCGTGCATCCCGATTCGCGTCTGATGGGCGCAATACGTCAGGGTGCCGAGTACCTCAACAAGTACATCGATGCTGGCAAGCTGGAAGAGCTGCGCGATGTTGTGCCCACACGGGAGCGGGAACGCGACCGGGATCGGGAACGAGAGCGTTCGCGTTCGGTGTCACCGGCGGGAGACACGCCGCAGTCAAGGGGCGAGGTCTCACCACCGTTGAAGAAGTCTCGCTTTGAGCCGCGCCAGCACAATGCGCAGTTGGTTTGTGTGCgtgaactgctgctgctgaagaaACCGTTCCTGCCCTCGCTGCTGACAGTGAAGGCGCAACAGCCAAAGACCGAGTTCATCGATGATCCCGCGAGCTATGGCAGCGCTTCGCCCATGGATCAGGCGTCGCGTGAGGATTCGAGTAGACCGAATCCTTGGGCTTCCAATGCGCCCTGGAGCAACAACTATGggaatggcaatggcaacaatggCGGGCCATCCAATCAAAACGGTTATGGCAACAATGGCGGGGGCGGAGGCGGCGGTGATAACTTCAATGATCGTGATCAGCGGGACAATTACCAAAAGAgcggcaacaataacaaccgAGACAACAACGGTGGGCAACGGCGAAGACGTGGCAACAATGGAAACTCGGGAGGCGGTggtggcggaggaggaggcggtggcggcggaGGTCGAAACCGTGGCCGCAATAACAGACGCTTCTAA
- the LOC132786397 gene encoding eukaryotic translation initiation factor 3 subunit F-1, with translation MSALNLTVRVHPVVLFQVVDAFERRNADSHRVIGTLLGSVDKGVVEVTNCFCVPHKEHDDQVEAELSYALDMYDLNRKVNANESVVGWWATGNEVTNHSSVIHEYYARECNNPVHLTVDTSLQGGRMGLRAYVCIQLGVPGGKTGCMFTPIPVELTSYEPETFGLKLLQKTVGVSPAHRPKTVPPMLDLAQISEASTKLQSLLDLILKYVDDVIAHKVTPDNAVGRQLLDLIHSVPHMSHEQFTQMFNANVRDLLMVITLSQLIKTQLQLNEKLTFLPTA, from the coding sequence atgtCGGCTTTAAATTTAACCGTACGTGTGCACCCCGTGGTGCTTTTCCAAGTTGTGGACGCTTTTGAACGCCGCAATGCTGACTCACATCGCGTCATCGGCACACTGCTTGGCTCTGTAGACAAGGGAGTCGTCGAGGTTACCAATTGCTTCTGTGTGCCTCACAAGGAGCACGACGACCAGGTGGAAGCCGAACTGAGCTATGCGCTGGATATGTACGATTTGAATCGCAAGGTGAATGCCAATGAGAGTGTGGTTGGTTGGTGGGCTACCGGCAACGAAGTGACGAACCACAGCTCCGTCATACACGAGTACTACGCTCGGGAATGCAACAACCCGGTGCACTTGACGGTGGACACCTCCCTGCAAGGCGGTCGCATGGGTCTGCGTGCCTATGTATGCATTCAGCTAGGCGTGCCCGGCGGCAAGACCGGCTGCATGTTTACCCCAATACCCGTGGAGCTGACTAGCTACGAACCAGAGACCTTTGGCCTGAAACTGCTCCAGAAGACGGTGGGTGTGTCGCCGGCTCATCGGCCCAAGACCGTGCCACCCATGTTGGATTTGGCGCAGATATCGGAGGCCTCAACGAAACTGCAATCACTACTGGACCTCATACTAAAGTATGTGGACGATGTCATCGCACACAAAGTAACGCCGGATAATGCTGTTGGGCGACAACTGCTCGACCTCATTCACTCAGTGCCACACATGTCCCATGAGCAATTTACGCAGATGTTCAATGCCAACGTACGGGATCTGTTGATGGTCATCACACTCTCCCAATTGATAAAGACGCAGCTGCAACTCAACGAGAAACTGACATTCCTGCCAAcagcttaa
- the LOC132785728 gene encoding neprilysin-2-like isoform X1 has product MSWNPNWWHRRTKMERGLLALCILFFAIIAAGFGYELYKGLGHGGSNMAMPSQPLPQATALSANSTTLNMVPVTQQASKGKPDNVCLTKECIHTASKVLSKINPEVEPCDNFYEFACGAYIEEETIPDDKVSVSTFSVISDKLQEQLKEIITTDRPDTEPKHFRLPNLLYRACMNKTLIETLGATPIAKIAKSLGGWPLIEGEKWNADNTWTWQEQVKKFRKAGFSMDYIIDFSIGVDLQNSTKRLMDLDQSALALSREYLVKGFNETLVSAYYDYMVDIAVLFGAKKDEAKEQLLQSLEFEIALANISWPNEKRRNSSELFNPRTTQQLYAAYPYVDWVDYMNALLPEGLHVQDDEIINLTVPSFFEELGKLLAKTPNRVIANYMMWRIHAFSIGFLSEEFRKRQLQYATALSGRQEQEARWKECVDISSGSDVDELEPNVEILGISVGSLYVRKHFHQDSKANALEMVNDIRGVFNDILDEVNWMDDKTKQEAKEKLHSMATHIGYPDEMLDNEKLAKYFEKLEINPDKYFESFLAMNIFGTDYSFSKLRLPVNKTDWIRHARPAVVNAFYSSLENSIQFPAGILQGHFFSAQRPKYMNFGAIGYVIGHEITHGFDDQGRQFDVKGNLRDWWQPDTQKAYLKKAQCIIEQYGNYTERLTGLNLNGINTQGENIADNGGVKESYIAYQRWVEKHGQEPKLPGLDYTPQQMFWISAGQTWCAKYRKESLKMRITTGVHSPSEFRVLGSLSNMKDFAKDFQCPEGSPMNPVHKCEVW; this is encoded by the exons ATGAGTTG GAATCCCAACTGGTGGCACCGTCGCACCAAGATGGAGAGAGGTCTGCTCGCTCTCTGCATCTTGTTCTTCGCGATCATTGCCGCCGGCTTTGGCTACGAGCTGTACAAAGGACTCGGCCACGGCGGCTCCAATATGGCGATGCCATCGCAGCCGCTGCCACAGGCAACTGCTCTGAGTGCCAATAGCACCACCTTGAACATGGTGCCGGTCACGCAACAGGCCAGCAAGGGCAAGCCGGACAACGTTTGTCTGACCAAGGAGTGCATTCACACCGCCTCCAAGGTGCTCAGCAAGATCAATCCGGAGGTGGAGCCTTGTGATAACTTCTACGAGTTCGCCTGCGGTGCCTACATCGAGGAGGAGACCATACCCGACGACAAGGTGTCCGTCAGTACCTTCAGCGTTATCTCGGACAAATTGCAGGAGCAGCTGAAGGAGATCATCACAACCGATCGCCCAGACACCGAACCCAAGCACTTCCGTCTGCCCAACTTGCTCTACAGAGCCTGCATGAATAAGA CACTGATTGAAACTTTGGGTGCCACACCCATTGCCAAGATTGCCAAATCTTTGGGCGGCTGGCCACTGATCGAGGGCGAGAAGTGGAACGCTGACAACACCTGGACATGGCAGGAGCAGGTTAAGAAGTTCCGCAAAGCCGGCTTCAGCATGGACTACATCATTGATTTCTCCATTGGCGTTGACCTGCAGAACAGCACCAAGCGCCTCATGGAC TTGGATCAATCCGCGTTGGCTCTGAGTCGGGAATACTTGGTCAAGGGCTTCAATGAGACTCTGGTTAGCGCGTACTACGATTACATGGTGGACATTGCTGTTCTCTTTGGTGCCAAGAAGGATGAAGCCAAGGAACAGCTGCTGCAATCACTCGAATTCGAAATCGCGCTGGCCAAT ATCTCCTGGCCCAATGAGAAACGTCGTAACTCCTCCGAGCTGTTCAATCCCCGTACTACGCAGCAACTGTATGCCGCCTATCCTTACGTTGACTGGGTGGACTACATGAACGCCTTGTTGCCAGAGGGACTCCATGTGCAGGACGATGAGATTATTAACCTGACGGTGCCGTCGTTCTTTGAGGAGCTGGGCAAATTGCTGGCTAAGACACCTAACCGTGTGATTGCCAACTATATGATGTGGCGTATTCACGCCTTCTCGATTGGTTTCCTCAGCGAGGAGTTCCGCAAGCGGCAGCTGCAGTATGCCACGGCATTGTCGGGTCGTCAGGAGCAGGAGGCGCGTTGGAAGGAGTGCGTCGACATTTCCTCTGGCAG TGACGTCGATGAGCTCGAACCAAATGTTGAAAT CCTTGGCATATCCGTGGGCTCGCTCTACGTTCGCAAGCATTTCCATCAAGACTCGAAGGCCAATGCCCTGGAAATGGTTAATGACATACGCGGCGTGTTCAACGACATCCTCGATGAGGTCAACTGGATGGACGACAAGACGAAGCAGGAGGCCAAGGAGAAGCTGCACAGCATGGCCACACACATTGGCTATCCCGATGAGATGCTCGACAACGAGAAGCTGGCCAAATACTTTGAGAAACTCGAAATCAATCCTGACAAGTACTTTGAATCCTTCTTGGCCATGAACATTTTCGGCACAGACTATTCCTTCAGTAAGCTGCGTTTGCCCGTCAACAAAACCGATTGGATACGTCACGCTCGCCCAGCAGTTGTGAATGCCTTCTACTCATCCCTGGAAAACAGCATAC AGTTTCCGGCTGGCATTCTGCAGGGTCACTTCTTCAGTGCTCAACGTCCCAAGTACATGAACTTCGGAGCAATTGGCTATGTGATCGGACACGAAATCACTCATGGATTCGACGATCAGGGTCGCCAGTTCGATGTGAAGGGAAACCTGCGTGATTGGTGGCAACCAGATACACAGAAGGCTTATCTGAAGAAGGCTCAATGTATCATTGAACAGTATGGCAACTACACGGAACGTTTAACGGGCTTGAAT TTGAACGGTATTAATACGCAGGGCGAGAATATCGCCGATAATGGTGGCGTCAAGGAATCGTACATCGCCTACCAACGTTGGGTGGAAAAGCACGGTCAAGAGCCAAAGTTGCCTGGCCTCGACTATACGCCACAACAAATGTTCTGGATCTCGGCTGGGCAGACCTGGTGTGCCAAGTATCGTAAGGAATCGCTGAAGATGAGAATTACTACAGGCGTTCATTCGCCATCGGAGTTCCGCGTGTTGGGTTCGTTGAGCAATATGAAGGACTTTGCCAAGGACTTCCAGTGCCCAGAAGGCTCGCCAATGAACCCCGTTCATAAATGTGAAGTGTGGTAG
- the LOC132785728 gene encoding neprilysin-2-like isoform X2, producing MQTVIKNPNWWHRRTKMERGLLALCILFFAIIAAGFGYELYKGLGHGGSNMAMPSQPLPQATALSANSTTLNMVPVTQQASKGKPDNVCLTKECIHTASKVLSKINPEVEPCDNFYEFACGAYIEEETIPDDKVSVSTFSVISDKLQEQLKEIITTDRPDTEPKHFRLPNLLYRACMNKTLIETLGATPIAKIAKSLGGWPLIEGEKWNADNTWTWQEQVKKFRKAGFSMDYIIDFSIGVDLQNSTKRLMDLDQSALALSREYLVKGFNETLVSAYYDYMVDIAVLFGAKKDEAKEQLLQSLEFEIALANISWPNEKRRNSSELFNPRTTQQLYAAYPYVDWVDYMNALLPEGLHVQDDEIINLTVPSFFEELGKLLAKTPNRVIANYMMWRIHAFSIGFLSEEFRKRQLQYATALSGRQEQEARWKECVDISSGSDVDELEPNVEILGISVGSLYVRKHFHQDSKANALEMVNDIRGVFNDILDEVNWMDDKTKQEAKEKLHSMATHIGYPDEMLDNEKLAKYFEKLEINPDKYFESFLAMNIFGTDYSFSKLRLPVNKTDWIRHARPAVVNAFYSSLENSIQFPAGILQGHFFSAQRPKYMNFGAIGYVIGHEITHGFDDQGRQFDVKGNLRDWWQPDTQKAYLKKAQCIIEQYGNYTERLTGLNLNGINTQGENIADNGGVKESYIAYQRWVEKHGQEPKLPGLDYTPQQMFWISAGQTWCAKYRKESLKMRITTGVHSPSEFRVLGSLSNMKDFAKDFQCPEGSPMNPVHKCEVW from the exons ATGCAAACAGTCATTAA GAATCCCAACTGGTGGCACCGTCGCACCAAGATGGAGAGAGGTCTGCTCGCTCTCTGCATCTTGTTCTTCGCGATCATTGCCGCCGGCTTTGGCTACGAGCTGTACAAAGGACTCGGCCACGGCGGCTCCAATATGGCGATGCCATCGCAGCCGCTGCCACAGGCAACTGCTCTGAGTGCCAATAGCACCACCTTGAACATGGTGCCGGTCACGCAACAGGCCAGCAAGGGCAAGCCGGACAACGTTTGTCTGACCAAGGAGTGCATTCACACCGCCTCCAAGGTGCTCAGCAAGATCAATCCGGAGGTGGAGCCTTGTGATAACTTCTACGAGTTCGCCTGCGGTGCCTACATCGAGGAGGAGACCATACCCGACGACAAGGTGTCCGTCAGTACCTTCAGCGTTATCTCGGACAAATTGCAGGAGCAGCTGAAGGAGATCATCACAACCGATCGCCCAGACACCGAACCCAAGCACTTCCGTCTGCCCAACTTGCTCTACAGAGCCTGCATGAATAAGA CACTGATTGAAACTTTGGGTGCCACACCCATTGCCAAGATTGCCAAATCTTTGGGCGGCTGGCCACTGATCGAGGGCGAGAAGTGGAACGCTGACAACACCTGGACATGGCAGGAGCAGGTTAAGAAGTTCCGCAAAGCCGGCTTCAGCATGGACTACATCATTGATTTCTCCATTGGCGTTGACCTGCAGAACAGCACCAAGCGCCTCATGGAC TTGGATCAATCCGCGTTGGCTCTGAGTCGGGAATACTTGGTCAAGGGCTTCAATGAGACTCTGGTTAGCGCGTACTACGATTACATGGTGGACATTGCTGTTCTCTTTGGTGCCAAGAAGGATGAAGCCAAGGAACAGCTGCTGCAATCACTCGAATTCGAAATCGCGCTGGCCAAT ATCTCCTGGCCCAATGAGAAACGTCGTAACTCCTCCGAGCTGTTCAATCCCCGTACTACGCAGCAACTGTATGCCGCCTATCCTTACGTTGACTGGGTGGACTACATGAACGCCTTGTTGCCAGAGGGACTCCATGTGCAGGACGATGAGATTATTAACCTGACGGTGCCGTCGTTCTTTGAGGAGCTGGGCAAATTGCTGGCTAAGACACCTAACCGTGTGATTGCCAACTATATGATGTGGCGTATTCACGCCTTCTCGATTGGTTTCCTCAGCGAGGAGTTCCGCAAGCGGCAGCTGCAGTATGCCACGGCATTGTCGGGTCGTCAGGAGCAGGAGGCGCGTTGGAAGGAGTGCGTCGACATTTCCTCTGGCAG TGACGTCGATGAGCTCGAACCAAATGTTGAAAT CCTTGGCATATCCGTGGGCTCGCTCTACGTTCGCAAGCATTTCCATCAAGACTCGAAGGCCAATGCCCTGGAAATGGTTAATGACATACGCGGCGTGTTCAACGACATCCTCGATGAGGTCAACTGGATGGACGACAAGACGAAGCAGGAGGCCAAGGAGAAGCTGCACAGCATGGCCACACACATTGGCTATCCCGATGAGATGCTCGACAACGAGAAGCTGGCCAAATACTTTGAGAAACTCGAAATCAATCCTGACAAGTACTTTGAATCCTTCTTGGCCATGAACATTTTCGGCACAGACTATTCCTTCAGTAAGCTGCGTTTGCCCGTCAACAAAACCGATTGGATACGTCACGCTCGCCCAGCAGTTGTGAATGCCTTCTACTCATCCCTGGAAAACAGCATAC AGTTTCCGGCTGGCATTCTGCAGGGTCACTTCTTCAGTGCTCAACGTCCCAAGTACATGAACTTCGGAGCAATTGGCTATGTGATCGGACACGAAATCACTCATGGATTCGACGATCAGGGTCGCCAGTTCGATGTGAAGGGAAACCTGCGTGATTGGTGGCAACCAGATACACAGAAGGCTTATCTGAAGAAGGCTCAATGTATCATTGAACAGTATGGCAACTACACGGAACGTTTAACGGGCTTGAAT TTGAACGGTATTAATACGCAGGGCGAGAATATCGCCGATAATGGTGGCGTCAAGGAATCGTACATCGCCTACCAACGTTGGGTGGAAAAGCACGGTCAAGAGCCAAAGTTGCCTGGCCTCGACTATACGCCACAACAAATGTTCTGGATCTCGGCTGGGCAGACCTGGTGTGCCAAGTATCGTAAGGAATCGCTGAAGATGAGAATTACTACAGGCGTTCATTCGCCATCGGAGTTCCGCGTGTTGGGTTCGTTGAGCAATATGAAGGACTTTGCCAAGGACTTCCAGTGCCCAGAAGGCTCGCCAATGAACCCCGTTCATAAATGTGAAGTGTGGTAG
- the LOC132785728 gene encoding neprilysin-2-like isoform X3 has product MSWNPNWWHRRTKMERGLLALCILFFAIIAAGFGYELYKGLGHGGSNMAMPSQPLPQATALSANSTTLNMVPVTQQASKGKPDNVCLTKECIHTASKVLSKINPEVEPCDNFYEFACGAYIEEETIPDDKVSVSTFSVISDKLQEQLKEIITTDRPDTEPKHFRLPNLLYRACMNKTLIETLGATPIAKIAKSLGGWPLIEGEKWNADNTWTWQEQVKKFRKAGFSMDYIIDFSIGVDLQNSTKRLMDLDQSALALSREYLVKGFNETLVSAYYDYMVDIAVLFGAKKDEAKEQLLQSLEFEIALANISWPNEKRRNSSELFNPRTTQQLYAAYPYVDWVDYMNALLPEGLHVQDDEIINLTVPSFFEELGKLLAKTPNRVIANYMMWRIHAFSIGFLSEEFRKRQLQYATALSGRQEQEARWKECVDISSGSLGISVGSLYVRKHFHQDSKANALEMVNDIRGVFNDILDEVNWMDDKTKQEAKEKLHSMATHIGYPDEMLDNEKLAKYFEKLEINPDKYFESFLAMNIFGTDYSFSKLRLPVNKTDWIRHARPAVVNAFYSSLENSIQFPAGILQGHFFSAQRPKYMNFGAIGYVIGHEITHGFDDQGRQFDVKGNLRDWWQPDTQKAYLKKAQCIIEQYGNYTERLTGLNLNGINTQGENIADNGGVKESYIAYQRWVEKHGQEPKLPGLDYTPQQMFWISAGQTWCAKYRKESLKMRITTGVHSPSEFRVLGSLSNMKDFAKDFQCPEGSPMNPVHKCEVW; this is encoded by the exons ATGAGTTG GAATCCCAACTGGTGGCACCGTCGCACCAAGATGGAGAGAGGTCTGCTCGCTCTCTGCATCTTGTTCTTCGCGATCATTGCCGCCGGCTTTGGCTACGAGCTGTACAAAGGACTCGGCCACGGCGGCTCCAATATGGCGATGCCATCGCAGCCGCTGCCACAGGCAACTGCTCTGAGTGCCAATAGCACCACCTTGAACATGGTGCCGGTCACGCAACAGGCCAGCAAGGGCAAGCCGGACAACGTTTGTCTGACCAAGGAGTGCATTCACACCGCCTCCAAGGTGCTCAGCAAGATCAATCCGGAGGTGGAGCCTTGTGATAACTTCTACGAGTTCGCCTGCGGTGCCTACATCGAGGAGGAGACCATACCCGACGACAAGGTGTCCGTCAGTACCTTCAGCGTTATCTCGGACAAATTGCAGGAGCAGCTGAAGGAGATCATCACAACCGATCGCCCAGACACCGAACCCAAGCACTTCCGTCTGCCCAACTTGCTCTACAGAGCCTGCATGAATAAGA CACTGATTGAAACTTTGGGTGCCACACCCATTGCCAAGATTGCCAAATCTTTGGGCGGCTGGCCACTGATCGAGGGCGAGAAGTGGAACGCTGACAACACCTGGACATGGCAGGAGCAGGTTAAGAAGTTCCGCAAAGCCGGCTTCAGCATGGACTACATCATTGATTTCTCCATTGGCGTTGACCTGCAGAACAGCACCAAGCGCCTCATGGAC TTGGATCAATCCGCGTTGGCTCTGAGTCGGGAATACTTGGTCAAGGGCTTCAATGAGACTCTGGTTAGCGCGTACTACGATTACATGGTGGACATTGCTGTTCTCTTTGGTGCCAAGAAGGATGAAGCCAAGGAACAGCTGCTGCAATCACTCGAATTCGAAATCGCGCTGGCCAAT ATCTCCTGGCCCAATGAGAAACGTCGTAACTCCTCCGAGCTGTTCAATCCCCGTACTACGCAGCAACTGTATGCCGCCTATCCTTACGTTGACTGGGTGGACTACATGAACGCCTTGTTGCCAGAGGGACTCCATGTGCAGGACGATGAGATTATTAACCTGACGGTGCCGTCGTTCTTTGAGGAGCTGGGCAAATTGCTGGCTAAGACACCTAACCGTGTGATTGCCAACTATATGATGTGGCGTATTCACGCCTTCTCGATTGGTTTCCTCAGCGAGGAGTTCCGCAAGCGGCAGCTGCAGTATGCCACGGCATTGTCGGGTCGTCAGGAGCAGGAGGCGCGTTGGAAGGAGTGCGTCGACATTTCCTCTGGCAG CCTTGGCATATCCGTGGGCTCGCTCTACGTTCGCAAGCATTTCCATCAAGACTCGAAGGCCAATGCCCTGGAAATGGTTAATGACATACGCGGCGTGTTCAACGACATCCTCGATGAGGTCAACTGGATGGACGACAAGACGAAGCAGGAGGCCAAGGAGAAGCTGCACAGCATGGCCACACACATTGGCTATCCCGATGAGATGCTCGACAACGAGAAGCTGGCCAAATACTTTGAGAAACTCGAAATCAATCCTGACAAGTACTTTGAATCCTTCTTGGCCATGAACATTTTCGGCACAGACTATTCCTTCAGTAAGCTGCGTTTGCCCGTCAACAAAACCGATTGGATACGTCACGCTCGCCCAGCAGTTGTGAATGCCTTCTACTCATCCCTGGAAAACAGCATAC AGTTTCCGGCTGGCATTCTGCAGGGTCACTTCTTCAGTGCTCAACGTCCCAAGTACATGAACTTCGGAGCAATTGGCTATGTGATCGGACACGAAATCACTCATGGATTCGACGATCAGGGTCGCCAGTTCGATGTGAAGGGAAACCTGCGTGATTGGTGGCAACCAGATACACAGAAGGCTTATCTGAAGAAGGCTCAATGTATCATTGAACAGTATGGCAACTACACGGAACGTTTAACGGGCTTGAAT TTGAACGGTATTAATACGCAGGGCGAGAATATCGCCGATAATGGTGGCGTCAAGGAATCGTACATCGCCTACCAACGTTGGGTGGAAAAGCACGGTCAAGAGCCAAAGTTGCCTGGCCTCGACTATACGCCACAACAAATGTTCTGGATCTCGGCTGGGCAGACCTGGTGTGCCAAGTATCGTAAGGAATCGCTGAAGATGAGAATTACTACAGGCGTTCATTCGCCATCGGAGTTCCGCGTGTTGGGTTCGTTGAGCAATATGAAGGACTTTGCCAAGGACTTCCAGTGCCCAGAAGGCTCGCCAATGAACCCCGTTCATAAATGTGAAGTGTGGTAG